CGCTCGCCGACGAGTTCAAACGCAGCCAGGAAGAGATCGCCAAGATCGTCGGCAAGAGCCGCAGCCATGTCGCCAACATGATGCGGCTGACCAAATTGCCGAGCGAGGTGCAGGCGCTGATCTCCAAGGGCGATCTCTCCGCCGGCCACGCCCGTGCGCTGATCGGCGTGCCGGATCCGCTGGCTGCCGCCAAGCGCATCGTTGCCGAGGGCCTCAACGTCCGCCAGGCCGAGGCGCTGGCGCATGAGGAGGGCGTGCCGGAGCGCAAGCCGCAGAAGGCGCGTTCTGGCAGCGCGGCCAAGGTCGACAAGGATGCCGATACGCTGGCGCTGGAGAAGCGCGTCAGCGATGCGCTCGGCCTCGCCGTCACCGTCAGCCATCGTGATCCCGGCGGCACCGTGCAGATCAACTACCGCAACCTCGAGCAGCTCGACGAAGTGGTGCGGCGGCTCGAGGGCGGTTAGCTCATCCGACATCTCTCCACGTCATTGCGGGCGTAAGCGAAGCAATCCATTTCTCTGCATGTGCGGAGCGATGGATTGCTTCGTCGCTTCAGCGCAAAATTGCTTTCGCAATTTTGTCGCGAGCTCCTCGCAATGACGGTGGTTGCGACGTCCCGGCTATCCCCGCCGCTTCGCGTTCGCCGCGATCGAGAGCAGCGCGCGCTGCCCGATCACCGCGGCGAGCGAAGCCTGCTTGCGCATGTCGAGCGCCGCGGTCGCGAGCTGATCGATGATGGTCACCAGCCGCGGCGGGGTGAAATTGCGCAGCGCGATCTCGACCATGGGCTTGCGCGAGAAATGCAGCCGCGGAAATCCGCCTTCGAGCACCGCGGATGCCGGCGTGCCGTCCGCGATCGCCAGCGCCGATTTGTGCAGCCACGCCGCCTGGCGCTGCGCAGCCGAGATGATCACGCCGGGATAGGTGCCGGCGACCATCGCCTTCGTGAACTCGCTTTCCACCAGCGCGGCATTGCCGGCGAAGGCGCCGTCGACGATCGGGTCGAGCTTCAGCTCGGAGGCGTCGGAGACCACGGTCATGACGTCGTCGAGCGTGATCTCGCCCTTGCCGTGCGCGAACAGCGCGAGCTTGCGCAGCTCGTTGCGCGAGGCCATGCGGTCGCCGCCGAGCAGCGACATCAGCACCGCGCGCGCATCGCTCGCCAGCCGCAGGTTGGATACGCGGAGCTCTTCCTCGATCAACTTGGTCAGGTCGCGTTCGGTGTCGGGATAGCATCCGATCGCGACCGCGTTCTTGGCGCGCTCGCAGATCTTGCGCAGCGGCGATTCCGGCCGGAGCTCGCCGGCCTCGATCACGATGCGGCAGTCTTTCAGCGCGGCGGTCTCGGTCAGCGTCTCGACGCCGCTTGCGAAATTGCGCGAGCCGGCGCGGACGCGGATGGCGCGGCGGCCGCCGAACAGCGGTACCGTCATCGCTTCATCGACCAGCCGCGACGGCTCGGCGGCGAGTTCGTCGCCA
The window above is part of the Bradyrhizobium sp. PSBB068 genome. Proteins encoded here:
- a CDS encoding ParB/RepB/Spo0J family partition protein translates to MADEARSRLGRGLASLIGDVGGEAAAHVERPRTQRKVPIEFLKPNPRNPRRSFADAELGELADSIKARGVIQPIVVRAIKGAQDRFEIIAGERRWRASQLAGLHEVPIVPVEVSDSDALEIMIIENVQREDLNAMEEALGYHALADEFKRSQEEIAKIVGKSRSHVANMMRLTKLPSEVQALISKGDLSAGHARALIGVPDPLAAAKRIVAEGLNVRQAEALAHEEGVPERKPQKARSGSAAKVDKDADTLALEKRVSDALGLAVTVSHRDPGGTVQINYRNLEQLDEVVRRLEGG
- a CDS encoding DNA polymerase III subunit delta, with the translated sequence MVALRGKEIDSFLARPDAGRPIILLYGPDLGLVRERADALMASAVDDPNDPFSLVRLDGDELAAEPSRLVDEAMTVPLFGGRRAIRVRAGSRNFASGVETLTETAALKDCRIVIEAGELRPESPLRKICERAKNAVAIGCYPDTERDLTKLIEEELRVSNLRLASDARAVLMSLLGGDRMASRNELRKLALFAHGKGEITLDDVMTVVSDASELKLDPIVDGAFAGNAALVESEFTKAMVAGTYPGVIISAAQRQAAWLHKSALAIADGTPASAVLEGGFPRLHFSRKPMVEIALRNFTPPRLVTIIDQLATAALDMRKQASLAAVIGQRALLSIAANAKRRG